One genomic segment of Dehalogenimonas alkenigignens includes these proteins:
- a CDS encoding PadR family transcriptional regulator has translation MLDRNFFLGFIRVHILYHASKEPIYGVELIEELKRHGYALSPGTLYPILHRLEEESLLITEYRIVGGKRRRYYSLTDKGREMLTSARKQIGELMNEVMQG, from the coding sequence ATGCTTGACCGCAATTTCTTCCTGGGTTTTATCCGTGTCCATATTCTGTATCACGCCAGCAAGGAACCGATTTACGGCGTCGAACTCATTGAGGAACTGAAGCGCCATGGGTACGCATTAAGCCCCGGGACACTCTACCCGATACTTCATCGGCTCGAGGAAGAAAGTTTACTCATCACTGAATATCGCATTGTCGGTGGCAAACGCCGGCGTTATTACTCCCTCACCGATAAAGGTCGTGAGATGCTGACCTCCGCCCGCAAGCAAATCGGTGAACTGATGAACGAGGTGATGCAGGGATGA
- a CDS encoding M1 family metallopeptidase — MKIPIFLVRLFTTACIILTLAGASACGRPETALLGGSWDDLSVYRDNLIQSGEAALDSLQEASVYHMDLTIDSSLQTIGGRLQVRYTNREGEALTEIYFQLFPNSAGGSVTISEVRLDGRPVEAAVISGGTTLRVPLVRPLQPGAAVTAQLDFTVAIPRSLGGNTGLFGYFNGILTLDCFYPVIPVNDDSGWHIGPAPGGGDHTFLDTSFYLVRVRAPASLTLAASGVETARSVDGADQVVTFAAGPARDFFLAGSDKYAKVSATSGETTINSYYLPGLEGGADTALKTAAEALETFNRRLGEYPYTELDIVPLPLQGGGIGIEYPGIFGVAASVYPLELTLKTTVVHEAAHQWFYNAVGNDQINQPWLDEAVSQYFTGLFFLDTEGPAGWNRSLTEWRNFWNRAGSTPIPIGLAVGDYSLNRYGPIVYGRGPLFLNALAAEISQSAFEECFRGYYQANIWGITTTASFQAWFEACSGKDLDAIFSVWVLP; from the coding sequence GTGAAAATACCCATATTCCTCGTTAGGCTTTTCACCACCGCCTGCATCATCTTGACGCTGGCCGGAGCATCAGCCTGCGGCCGGCCGGAGACCGCCCTCCTCGGCGGCAGCTGGGACGACCTTTCGGTATACCGCGACAACCTGATCCAGTCCGGAGAAGCAGCCCTGGACTCTCTCCAGGAAGCTTCGGTCTATCACATGGACCTGACCATTGACTCGTCGCTGCAAACCATCGGCGGCCGCCTGCAAGTCCGTTACACCAACCGTGAAGGCGAGGCTCTGACCGAAATCTATTTCCAGCTTTTCCCCAATTCAGCCGGGGGCAGCGTCACAATCTCTGAAGTGCGGCTGGACGGCCGGCCGGTAGAAGCCGCGGTTATCTCCGGCGGCACGACCCTCAGGGTGCCGCTGGTCCGGCCGCTTCAGCCTGGGGCGGCGGTCACGGCCCAGCTGGACTTCACCGTCGCCATCCCCCGCAGCCTCGGCGGCAATACCGGGTTATTCGGCTATTTCAACGGCATTCTCACCCTGGATTGCTTCTATCCGGTCATCCCGGTGAACGACGATTCAGGCTGGCATATCGGACCGGCACCCGGCGGCGGCGATCATACGTTTCTGGACACGTCTTTCTATCTGGTCAGAGTCAGAGCGCCGGCGTCATTGACTCTGGCGGCCTCCGGAGTCGAAACGGCGCGCTCAGTTGACGGCGCCGACCAGGTAGTCACGTTCGCCGCCGGCCCGGCCAGGGATTTTTTTCTGGCCGGAAGCGATAAATATGCCAAAGTGAGCGCGACATCCGGAGAAACAACGATCAATTCATACTACCTGCCGGGGCTGGAGGGCGGCGCCGATACCGCTTTAAAAACCGCTGCTGAGGCCCTTGAAACCTTCAACCGGAGACTGGGCGAATACCCGTATACCGAATTGGATATCGTGCCGCTGCCGCTGCAGGGCGGGGGCATCGGTATTGAGTACCCCGGGATTTTCGGTGTCGCCGCCAGCGTCTATCCTCTCGAGCTTACCCTGAAAACAACTGTCGTCCATGAAGCGGCGCACCAGTGGTTCTATAACGCCGTCGGCAACGACCAGATCAATCAGCCGTGGCTTGACGAGGCGGTCAGCCAATATTTCACCGGACTATTCTTCCTCGACACCGAAGGCCCGGCCGGCTGGAACAGATCCCTGACCGAGTGGCGCAATTTCTGGAACCGCGCCGGCTCAACACCGATTCCAATCGGGTTGGCGGTTGGCGATTATAGCCTCAACCGCTACGGGCCGATAGTCTATGGGCGCGGCCCGTTATTCCTTAACGCCCTGGCTGCCGAGATCAGCCAGTCGGCGTTTGAGGAGTGCTTCCGCGGCTACTACCAGGCTAACATCTGGGGCATTACGACGACGGCATCCTTTCAAGCCTGGTTTGAAGCCTGCTCCGGGAAAGACCTGGATGCCATTTTTTCAGTTTGGGTGTTGCCGTAG
- a CDS encoding 3'-5' exonuclease produces the protein MRGNLPKPIKKQREVLYMPSVGHSAVLGTAGSGKTTLALYRAAYLSEQSLPHAGRTLLLTFNKTLVTYLNYLKPTELQNVRIETYHTFARGYLNNRSKMSWNCICDPESRNSFISQAVKAVEAGYEPSKFFKRPLDFFLDEIQWIFGHGITSLDEYVEVERVGRIDTNLSRKLRPVMYKILETYVEIRTANGKLYDWDDIAISVRKEFEEDSSPRLYKHIIVDEGQDFSPEMIRSLAAAIPEDGSISFFGDVAQQIYGQRMSWRSAGLNIPQQWLFKENYRNTKQIAQLGLAISKMTFFQGIPDLVEPLSPKADGALPTLVECKDRDQQIEIALRAAKSGGKTQSVAILVKDRAQEMIFSSVLGANATRLHRDLQVWNDGPGIYHGTFHAAKGLEFDVVIIPFLDADNLPDQDYIASHSEEDGLRHDGRLLYVAVTRAKTSLVLLFTGELTPLLPVDESLYQRVKP, from the coding sequence ATGAGGGGAAATCTACCAAAGCCAATCAAGAAGCAGCGTGAGGTGTTGTACATGCCCTCGGTTGGGCACTCCGCTGTGCTCGGGACTGCTGGGAGCGGCAAGACGACACTCGCTCTCTATCGGGCTGCTTATCTCTCCGAGCAGTCGTTGCCCCACGCAGGAAGAACCCTGCTTCTGACCTTCAACAAAACGCTGGTCACCTATTTAAACTATCTTAAACCCACTGAGTTACAGAATGTACGAATTGAAACTTATCATACATTCGCCAGAGGGTATCTCAATAACCGTAGCAAAATGAGTTGGAACTGCATTTGCGATCCTGAATCCCGAAACTCATTTATTTCTCAAGCAGTCAAAGCTGTTGAAGCTGGCTACGAGCCATCGAAGTTCTTCAAGAGACCCCTCGATTTTTTCTTGGACGAGATCCAGTGGATTTTCGGCCATGGGATCACTTCCCTTGATGAATACGTGGAGGTGGAACGTGTTGGACGTATCGATACAAATCTCTCTCGCAAGCTCAGACCAGTTATGTATAAAATTCTCGAGACGTATGTCGAGATTCGAACTGCGAATGGGAAGCTGTATGACTGGGATGATATTGCGATCAGTGTACGAAAAGAATTCGAGGAGGATAGTTCTCCCCGCTTATATAAACACATAATCGTTGATGAAGGGCAAGATTTTTCCCCTGAGATGATTCGTTCCTTAGCGGCAGCAATCCCTGAAGATGGTTCAATTTCGTTTTTTGGGGATGTTGCTCAACAAATATATGGACAGCGAATGAGCTGGCGCTCTGCGGGGTTGAACATCCCCCAGCAGTGGCTATTTAAAGAAAATTACCGAAACACTAAACAGATTGCTCAGTTGGGATTGGCCATTTCCAAGATGACTTTTTTTCAAGGTATTCCCGATCTGGTTGAACCTTTGTCACCAAAAGCCGATGGTGCTTTACCTACATTAGTGGAGTGCAAAGACAGGGATCAGCAGATCGAAATCGCGCTTCGGGCGGCAAAAAGTGGTGGAAAAACACAAAGTGTTGCCATCCTCGTTAAAGATAGAGCACAGGAAATGATTTTTAGCTCCGTCCTGGGAGCAAACGCTACCCGGCTGCACCGCGACCTCCAGGTATGGAACGACGGTCCTGGAATCTATCATGGTACGTTTCATGCGGCTAAGGGGCTTGAATTTGATGTAGTGATAATTCCTTTCCTGGACGCGGACAATCTACCGGACCAGGACTATATAGCTTCTCACAGTGAAGAGGATGGTCTTAGGCATGATGGCAGGCTTCTATATGTGGCGGTAACAAGAGCAAAAACGAGCTTGGTCCTGCTTTTCACCGGGGAGCTTACGCCATTGCTACCCGTTGACGAATCACTCTATCAGAGAGTCAAACCGTGA
- a CDS encoding sulfite exporter TauE/SafE family protein, with the protein MFAFFAASFAAAAVASVTAFGTATLLIPVASLILDLRQAIVLVAFFHFFSNAFRLMSLWRHIDRHTALLYGVPAVVFAFIGAWLFGNIETGALSLIFAVFIIAFAVFSLIKPDFRLPDSDRTLVTGGVLSGLSAGLLGLAGAIRSMFLISTKMSKETYVATAAAISVVVDITRISVYTANRELSGENYWLILPLIAIAFGGTYVGTRVLKNISHRTVRFSVLFLLIIIGIQTILAELR; encoded by the coding sequence ATGTTCGCTTTCTTCGCGGCTTCTTTCGCTGCGGCAGCCGTAGCTTCAGTCACCGCCTTCGGAACTGCTACACTGCTGATCCCGGTTGCCTCACTCATCCTCGACCTGCGCCAGGCGATCGTCCTTGTGGCGTTTTTCCACTTTTTCTCCAACGCTTTTCGGTTGATGTCGCTGTGGCGGCACATAGACCGCCATACGGCACTTCTCTACGGCGTCCCGGCGGTCGTCTTTGCCTTCATTGGCGCCTGGCTCTTCGGCAATATAGAAACCGGAGCCTTATCTCTGATATTCGCCGTTTTCATCATCGCTTTCGCTGTATTTTCACTGATTAAACCCGATTTTCGGCTGCCTGATTCTGATCGGACGCTGGTTACCGGCGGCGTCTTATCAGGGCTTTCCGCCGGGCTGCTTGGCCTGGCAGGCGCAATCCGCTCCATGTTCCTGATTTCGACAAAAATGTCCAAAGAAACATATGTAGCTACCGCGGCGGCTATTTCCGTAGTGGTGGATATCACGCGTATTTCGGTCTACACCGCTAACCGGGAGCTGTCTGGCGAGAACTACTGGCTGATCTTGCCGTTAATTGCCATCGCCTTTGGCGGGACCTATGTCGGCACCCGCGTTCTCAAGAATATCAGCCACCGGACGGTGCGCTTTTCGGTCCTGTTTTTACTCATCATAATAGGGATTCAGACGATTCTTGCCGAGTTAAGGTGA
- a CDS encoding DUF4433 domain-containing protein, producing the protein MNLIQQECVNRGITRICHFTQSRNLAHIFDDTLGLCSKRTLRQLDMPHNPTDPDRYDGRDDLICCSIEYPNTYYFAKVREQDQLFKDWVVLMIEPSYLWHIETCFCPCNAARSRGAYIQTGISGFRSLYADTSPGIPFSRPQGHLPAAPTDIQAEVLLKDPIPLDSITGIAVRSEEQAQREMVRLELQGIAIDKPIYIAPDFFDRTALSRLIQRGVRATETLYENGGLNGG; encoded by the coding sequence GTGAACCTGATTCAACAGGAGTGCGTCAACCGTGGGATCACCAGGATCTGCCATTTTACGCAGTCCAGAAACCTCGCACATATTTTTGACGATACTCTCGGGCTTTGTTCAAAGAGGACACTTCGGCAGCTTGATATGCCACACAACCCGACCGACCCAGACCGATATGACGGGAGGGACGATCTAATCTGCTGCTCCATTGAATATCCGAATACTTACTACTTCGCGAAAGTCCGGGAACAAGATCAACTGTTTAAAGACTGGGTAGTATTGATGATCGAACCAAGTTACCTGTGGCACATTGAGACTTGCTTTTGCCCCTGCAACGCAGCCCGATCCCGTGGGGCTTATATCCAAACGGGGATAAGCGGGTTTCGCTCGCTTTACGCCGATACATCCCCCGGGATCCCTTTTTCCCGTCCACAAGGTCACCTCCCAGCTGCACCGACCGACATTCAGGCAGAAGTTCTTCTCAAGGATCCAATTCCACTTGATTCAATTACCGGCATCGCTGTCCGGTCAGAAGAGCAGGCTCAGCGGGAGATGGTCAGATTAGAACTTCAGGGGATCGCAATCGACAAACCTATTTACATCGCTCCGGACTTTTTTGATAGAACAGCTCTCTCACGGTTGATTCAACGCGGAGTTCGAGCGACGGAAACGCTCTACGAAAACGGAGGTTTAAATGGCGGATAA
- a CDS encoding ADP-ribosylglycohydrolase family protein, translating to MADNNTIKLKATKAVGAMLGAAYGDALGWPNERVTKSNASGQTQGRLHDFRRWTYRLGGRYFPYEEIIEAGEYSDDTQLILCLSRSLQKGEVWWDYFTQVELPFWSVYERGGGGATKRAVDSWLDGVSPWSSLRKPQDLKKYFDAGGNGVAMRVLPHVLRLAEKGFSKVAANIFLDGVATHGHPRALLGALAYGFALWTAFRKESKLTYGELVEELISNVTVWSAIPTTTSIYPAWMNQADKILPGYSNIWDSVKAEVLRYLDVCRGELAKGALIFDEDVLKELHCFDNKISGAGTVAAIAAVYLASRHAADPLNGVVKAAFAIGSDTDTIASMAGGLLGCVHGSDWLSPVKQGIQDAAYIEKSAFRLANGHIDDKPDVEGIKRYLLKKWIDGVVTAPDSSEVELPDHRKARINHDLDYIGRNGTYRVEFRRLTVDDGQSIYLDKVSKGNFGLMTHTPKQIIMPLQQTLSNSRGCGSKIPVVLFERAIWFYRECLGLTVKKQSSDAVVFDQGLVLVPLNYANNFPQGIQLRALIYVQATNITERFRRIKESNLQIISTLAPWGKSGMLFFRSLDPDGNIVEVFSADGQ from the coding sequence ATGGCGGATAACAACACAATTAAGTTAAAAGCTACCAAAGCCGTCGGAGCCATGCTTGGAGCAGCATATGGCGATGCGCTTGGTTGGCCTAATGAGCGAGTCACCAAGTCAAATGCCTCAGGGCAAACACAAGGCCGACTTCACGATTTTAGAAGATGGACCTACCGTTTAGGCGGGCGCTATTTTCCCTATGAAGAAATCATTGAAGCTGGCGAGTACAGCGACGACACCCAACTTATCCTATGTCTCAGCAGGTCTTTGCAGAAAGGTGAAGTATGGTGGGATTATTTTACCCAGGTTGAACTGCCCTTTTGGTCCGTTTATGAACGTGGAGGCGGCGGTGCAACAAAAAGAGCGGTTGATTCATGGCTGGATGGCGTCTCTCCGTGGAGTTCACTTCGGAAACCACAAGATCTGAAGAAGTATTTTGATGCCGGAGGAAATGGCGTAGCAATGCGGGTTTTACCCCATGTTTTGCGCTTAGCCGAAAAGGGTTTTTCCAAAGTGGCCGCCAATATATTCCTTGATGGTGTCGCGACCCATGGGCATCCCAGAGCGCTTCTCGGTGCTTTGGCCTATGGCTTCGCACTATGGACGGCTTTTCGGAAGGAGTCAAAACTGACATATGGTGAACTAGTTGAAGAGCTAATCAGTAACGTGACTGTCTGGTCTGCTATTCCTACCACTACGTCCATCTACCCCGCATGGATGAACCAGGCAGATAAAATTCTGCCAGGATATTCGAATATATGGGATTCGGTCAAAGCCGAGGTCCTAAGGTATCTTGATGTCTGCCGTGGTGAGCTCGCAAAAGGAGCATTGATTTTCGATGAAGATGTACTGAAAGAACTCCACTGTTTTGATAACAAGATAAGCGGTGCTGGCACTGTAGCTGCAATAGCCGCAGTGTATCTTGCATCGCGGCACGCCGCAGACCCGCTTAATGGAGTCGTGAAGGCAGCATTCGCCATAGGTTCCGACACAGATACTATTGCGTCAATGGCTGGGGGACTTCTTGGTTGTGTCCATGGATCAGACTGGCTTTCACCGGTAAAACAAGGCATCCAAGACGCCGCCTATATCGAGAAAAGCGCATTTCGTCTAGCAAACGGGCATATTGACGACAAGCCTGATGTTGAGGGTATTAAGAGATATTTACTCAAGAAGTGGATTGACGGTGTTGTAACCGCGCCTGATTCTAGCGAAGTCGAGCTCCCTGATCACAGGAAGGCTAGAATTAATCATGATCTTGATTACATCGGACGCAACGGTACGTACAGAGTCGAATTCAGACGATTGACTGTTGACGATGGGCAAAGCATCTACCTGGATAAGGTTTCAAAGGGTAATTTTGGGCTAATGACTCATACCCCGAAACAAATCATTATGCCTCTCCAACAGACCCTTTCAAATAGTCGGGGATGCGGTTCAAAGATTCCTGTCGTGTTATTTGAAAGAGCCATTTGGTTTTATCGTGAATGTCTTGGCTTAACCGTGAAGAAGCAGAGCTCGGATGCTGTTGTTTTCGATCAAGGGCTTGTTTTGGTTCCTTTGAACTACGCAAACAATTTCCCTCAAGGAATTCAACTTCGAGCGTTGATTTACGTTCAAGCCACGAACATCACTGAGCGTTTCAGGCGGATTAAAGAGAGCAATTTGCAAATTATTTCAACACTGGCTCCGTGGGGAAAATCAGGAATGCTTTTTTTCAGAAGTCTTGATCCGGATGGTAATATTGTTGAGGTCTTTTCGGCAGATGGTCAATAA
- a CDS encoding HTH domain-containing protein, whose protein sequence is MFVKAAATEVLKKAQSPLHSKAIAERIIAAGFWTSDGKTPEATVSASLYSDIKKNGDKSAFVKAGPQTFALRDSSVKQNDNGAIPPDVGDSRKPTPTNAGFSFTDCAQKVLEEFGGKKPMHYKEITEKALAKGWLVTGGKTPEATMYAQVITEIKRQQKRGKRPRFVQYGRGYVGLSQWMGRGLAFQIEQHNHQVRQALRERLLAMKPAKFEELTSQLLAEMGFEMVEITKINGDGGIDVRGTLVVGDVVRIKMAVQVKKWKLKNNIQAPVVQQVRGSLGAHEQGLIITTSDFSLGAIKEAAQADKTPIALMNGEQLLILLMEHGIGVHRSTPDLFEIDEEYSMGVVK, encoded by the coding sequence ATGTTCGTGAAAGCCGCCGCTACTGAGGTGCTGAAAAAAGCACAATCCCCTTTGCACTCTAAAGCAATTGCTGAGCGGATCATCGCTGCTGGGTTCTGGACTTCAGACGGCAAGACCCCGGAAGCCACCGTGAGCGCCAGTTTATATTCGGATATAAAAAAGAATGGCGACAAATCAGCCTTTGTGAAGGCCGGTCCTCAAACCTTCGCGCTTCGGGATTCCTCTGTAAAACAGAACGACAACGGGGCGATTCCTCCGGACGTCGGAGACTCTCGAAAACCTACTCCCACAAACGCGGGCTTTTCCTTCACCGACTGCGCTCAAAAGGTGCTCGAGGAGTTTGGTGGCAAGAAGCCGATGCACTACAAGGAGATCACCGAGAAGGCGCTGGCGAAAGGATGGCTAGTAACAGGCGGTAAAACGCCCGAAGCCACCATGTACGCCCAGGTAATTACCGAGATTAAACGTCAGCAAAAACGCGGCAAACGGCCTCGATTCGTCCAGTACGGCCGTGGCTACGTTGGCTTGAGCCAATGGATGGGGCGCGGCCTTGCGTTCCAGATCGAGCAGCACAACCACCAGGTTCGGCAGGCACTGCGCGAGCGCCTGCTGGCCATGAAACCCGCCAAGTTCGAAGAACTGACATCGCAATTGCTAGCCGAGATGGGTTTCGAAATGGTCGAGATTACCAAAATCAACGGAGATGGCGGTATAGATGTCCGGGGCACCTTGGTGGTGGGCGATGTCGTCCGCATCAAGATGGCTGTTCAGGTCAAGAAATGGAAGCTTAAGAACAATATTCAAGCCCCAGTCGTGCAACAGGTACGCGGCAGCCTTGGGGCGCACGAGCAAGGTTTGATCATTACCACTAGTGACTTCAGTCTAGGCGCCATCAAGGAAGCCGCACAGGCTGATAAAACCCCCATCGCCCTGATGAATGGGGAACAACTCTTGATACTCCTTATGGAGCACGGCATCGGCGTCCATCGCTCCACGCCTGATCTGTTCGAGATAGATGAGGAGTATTCGATGGGAGTAGTGAAATGA
- a CDS encoding exo-alpha-sialidase, translating into MRKTILTGLIVLPIILMGFAVPAAAADPPREVKTIQETLGVNNPKFLSGGAYLYITHQTPSLVNLIDSGMLTSPMPGSTQAVGGAAAALIPYRSPVASFSRNILISRDFGNITYQTEPHISVNPKDSNNLIVGMIDYNFPGVVTYSSFDGGATWQGPFQPKIPRHQFAGVGDPVTAFGKDGTAYICQMTVTQEKFEVGGVVGYAEVSSIIVSRSTDGGLTWSEASTAIPGAVFTQDYQVPEGERARGDVYSFFVDKPWMTVGPSPTNPTKEIIYLTFTTFIEVDTLVWLDELPGLMVAEEVAVIEMVRSEDGGKTWTEPVEVSPYVYTTAHGAEQDRLVHGSQPMVAPDGTLYVAYMDTWLDGAWEGDAEIIVATSKDKGQTFTRRAAAHFVEMDYLPRGASFRVWATGFPQTAIGPNGEIYIAYTAYPSDRATDSGDIYMVASTDGGRTYSLPKRVNDDVSDHLQFFPSISTSPDGKVHMMWGDTRDDRGELTYHIYYSSSTDGGKTWAMNARVTDFPSNPNLGFPYGAFIGDYFSMKATGSDVYMVWADSRLGEVMGYNQKIGFARQRAMPTPQLFLSPPAGAAGRDVIVQGSNFQPDSEIFISMGGVIISTGFTDLQGNFMQTIYAPIAGEGARDIAVSDISGNVALASFFTEFGFDTFEKGLADLSTKIDGMNAAPPENEGGSNDWLVATLGGALFVSLLAVLALFIRMRQSK; encoded by the coding sequence ATGCGCAAAACAATTCTTACCGGCCTCATTGTGCTCCCGATAATCCTGATGGGATTCGCTGTGCCGGCAGCCGCGGCTGACCCTCCCAGAGAAGTCAAAACCATCCAGGAAACTCTCGGCGTCAACAACCCGAAGTTCCTATCGGGCGGGGCGTACCTCTATATTACCCACCAGACTCCTTCGCTGGTAAACCTGATCGACAGCGGCATGCTGACCAGCCCTATGCCCGGCAGCACCCAGGCGGTTGGCGGCGCCGCCGCCGCCCTCATTCCCTACCGCAGCCCGGTGGCAAGCTTCAGCCGCAACATTTTAATCTCCAGGGATTTCGGCAACATTACCTACCAGACTGAGCCTCACATCTCGGTCAATCCTAAGGACTCCAACAATTTGATCGTCGGCATGATCGATTACAACTTCCCGGGTGTCGTCACCTATTCCAGTTTTGACGGCGGCGCGACCTGGCAGGGGCCTTTCCAGCCTAAAATCCCGCGGCATCAGTTTGCCGGCGTCGGCGACCCGGTCACTGCCTTCGGCAAAGACGGCACGGCTTATATCTGCCAGATGACGGTGACCCAGGAAAAATTCGAAGTCGGCGGCGTCGTCGGCTACGCCGAGGTGTCTTCGATAATCGTCAGCCGTTCGACCGACGGCGGCCTGACCTGGAGCGAAGCCTCTACCGCCATCCCCGGGGCAGTGTTCACCCAGGACTACCAGGTTCCCGAAGGCGAGCGGGCCCGGGGCGACGTTTACAGCTTTTTTGTTGACAAGCCCTGGATGACGGTCGGCCCTTCGCCGACTAACCCGACCAAAGAGATCATTTATCTTACTTTCACCACCTTCATCGAGGTTGACACCCTGGTGTGGCTCGACGAACTGCCCGGGCTGATGGTGGCCGAGGAAGTAGCGGTTATCGAGATGGTCAGGAGCGAGGACGGCGGCAAGACCTGGACCGAACCGGTTGAGGTCAGCCCGTACGTTTACACCACCGCCCACGGCGCCGAGCAGGACCGCCTGGTGCACGGCTCTCAGCCGATGGTCGCCCCTGACGGCACACTTTATGTCGCCTACATGGACACCTGGCTGGACGGCGCCTGGGAGGGCGACGCCGAAATCATAGTCGCCACATCCAAAGACAAGGGACAGACCTTCACCCGGCGGGCGGCGGCCCATTTTGTGGAGATGGACTATCTGCCGCGGGGCGCCAGCTTCAGGGTTTGGGCTACCGGTTTCCCGCAGACCGCCATCGGCCCCAACGGCGAGATTTATATCGCCTATACCGCCTACCCGAGCGACCGGGCCACCGATTCCGGAGACATCTATATGGTTGCCTCAACCGACGGCGGCCGGACATACTCGCTGCCGAAGAGAGTGAACGATGACGTTTCGGATCACCTCCAGTTCTTCCCTTCCATCTCCACCAGCCCGGACGGCAAAGTCCACATGATGTGGGGTGATACCCGGGATGACCGCGGCGAATTGACCTACCATATCTACTACTCCTCTTCCACCGACGGCGGCAAGACCTGGGCGATGAACGCCAGGGTCACCGACTTCCCGTCCAATCCCAACCTCGGATTCCCCTACGGCGCCTTTATCGGCGACTATTTTTCGATGAAGGCCACCGGCTCCGACGTCTACATGGTCTGGGCCGACAGCCGCCTGGGCGAAGTCATGGGTTACAATCAAAAAATCGGCTTCGCGCGGCAGCGCGCCATGCCGACGCCCCAGCTTTTCCTTTCGCCGCCGGCCGGCGCGGCCGGGCGCGACGTCATCGTCCAGGGCAGCAACTTCCAGCCGGATTCCGAGATTTTCATCTCCATGGGCGGCGTAATCATCAGCACCGGTTTCACCGACCTTCAGGGCAACTTCATGCAGACCATCTATGCCCCGATTGCCGGCGAAGGCGCCCGCGACATCGCCGTCTCCGATATATCCGGCAACGTGGCACTGGCGTCATTTTTTACCGAGTTCGGCTTCGATACCTTTGAAAAAGGCCTGGCTGATCTGTCAACAAAAATTGACGGAATGAACGCCGCGCCGCCGGAAAACGAAGGGGGAAGCAACGACTGGCTGGTGGCCACGCTGGGCGGCGCGCTGTTCGTCAGCCTGCTGGCAGTCCTGGCCCTGTTCATCAGGATGAGGCAATCGAAATAA